The Bradysia coprophila strain Holo2 chromosome IV unlocalized genomic scaffold, BU_Bcop_v1 contig_81, whole genome shotgun sequence genome has a window encoding:
- the LOC119072390 gene encoding peroxisomal (S)-2-hydroxy-acid oxidase GLO3-like produces the protein MSLVSVSDYEQKAIDILPRNALDYYRSGSDNQVTLQLNKTAFQRLRIRPRHLRDVSNRSTSTKVFEFNSSMPIGIAPTAMHKMAHDDGEIATAKAAGKLGTIFILSTLSTTSIEDVARHAPDTHKWFQLYISKDRELTKSMVRRAETNNFKALVLTVDAPMFGIRRADVRNKFQLPSHLQLENFMGNGIVNSDGGSGINEYVKKQFDSSITWKDVKWLVGFTKLPVILKGILTKEDALLAVETGCKGIIVSNHGARQLDTVAASIEALPEVVRAAGDKLVVMLDGGVTQGTDVFKAIALGAKMVFLGRPILWGLANGGQEGVENVLKIVHNEFDTALALSGTTTVNDITKEYVIHERELSKL, from the exons ATGTCGTTGGTGAGTGTAAGTGATTACGAGCAGAAGGCAATAGATATATTGCCCAGAAATGCATTGGATTACTATCGAAGCGGTTCCGATAATCAAGTCACATTACAACTGAACAAAACGGCCTTTCAAAG ACTGAGAATTCGTCCCAGACACCTCCGAGATGTATCGAACCGTTCGACGTCGACAAAAGTGTTTGAATTTAACAGCTCAATGCCCATTGGTATAGCACCAACAGCCATGCATAAAATGGCCCACGATGATGGCGAAATAGCCACTGCTAAAG CCGCTGGAAAACTCGGTACAATATTTATACTTAGTACATTATCTACAACGTCCATTGAAGATGTGGCTAGACATGCTCCCGACACCCACAAATGGTTTCAGCTGTACATAAGCAAAGATAGAGAGCTAACCAAATCAATGGTTCGCCGAGCTGagacaaacaattttaaagcACTCGTTTTAACAGTCGATGCACCCATGTTTGGCATACGACGGGCTGatgttcgaaataaatttcagcTTCCATCCCATCTACA ACTGGAAAATTTTATGGGAAACGGCATTGTGAACAGTGATGGAGGATCTGGAATAAATGAGTATGTGAAAAAGCAATTTGATTCGTCAATCACATGGAAGGATGTGAAATGGTTGGTTGG ATTCACCAAACTTCCTGTCATCTTAAAAGGAATATTAACGAAAGAAGACGCATTGTTGGCTGTGGAAACTGGATGCAAAGGAATCATCGTTTCGAATCACGGTGCTAGGCAACTGGATACCGTTGCTGCTTCg ATTGAAGCATTACCCGAAGTCGTAAGAGCTGCCGGCGATAAACTTGTTGTGATGTTGGACGGTGGAGTTACGCAAGGAACGGACGTATTCAAAGCAATTGCTTTGGGAGCGAAAATGGTGTTCTTGGGACGACCGATTCTGTGGGGACTAGCGAATGGTGGCCAGGAGGGAGTGGAAAATGTTCTGAAAATCGTCCATAATGAATTCGATACGGCGTTGGCCCTGTCCGGTACAACGACGGTTAATGATATTACTAAGGAGTATGTCATTCACGAAAGGGAATTGAGTAAATTGTAA